In Balaenoptera acutorostrata chromosome 19, mBalAcu1.1, whole genome shotgun sequence, the following proteins share a genomic window:
- the LOC103018684 gene encoding phosducin-like protein 3: MQDPNADTEWNDILRKKGILPSKESLKDLEKQAEEEEQRVLQPSIVKTYEDMTLEELEDNEDEFNEEDERAVAMYRQQRLAEWKATQLKNKFGEVLEISGKDYVQEVTKASEGLWVILHLYRQGIPLCALINQHFSGLARKFPDVKFIKAISTTCIPNYPDRNLPTIFVYLEGDIKAQFIGPLVFGGMNLTMDELEWKLSESGAIKTSLEENPRKPIADVLLSSVLCPVPARRGSDSEDD; encoded by the coding sequence ATGCAGGACCCCAACGCAGACACCGAGTGGAATGACATCTTACGCAAAAAGGGCATCTTGCCCTCGAAGGAGAGTTTGAAGGATCTGGAGAAGCAGGCAGAAGAGGAGGAGCAGCGGGTCCTTCAGCCGTCCATTGTGAAAACTTATGAGGACATGACTTTGGAAGAACTGGAGGATAATGAAGACGAATTTAACGAGGAAGACGAACGTGCAGTTGCAATGTACAGGCAGCAAAGACTGGCCGAGTGGAAAGCAACccaactgaagaataaatttGGAGAAGTTTTGGAAATCTCAGGAAAGGATTATGTTCAAGAAGTTACCAAAGCCAGTGAGGGCTTGTGGGTCATCTTGCACCTTTACAGACAAGGGATTCCCCTCTGTGCCCTGATAAATCAGCACTTTAGTGGACTTGCCAGGAAATTTCCTGATGTCAAATTTATCAAAGCCATTTCAACCACCTGCATACCCAACTATCCTGATAGGAATCTGCCCACAATATTTGTATACCTTGAAGGTGATATCAAGGCTCAATTTATTGGACCTCTGGTGTTTGGTGGCATGAACCTGACAATGGATGAGTTGGAGTGGAAATTGTCTGAGTCTGGAGCAATCAAGACAAGCCTGGAGGAAAACCCTAGGAAACCCATAGCAGATGTGCTGCTTTCGTCCGTGCTGTGCCCCGTCCCTGCCAGGAGGGGCAGTGATTCTGAGGATGACTAA